The nucleotide window CTAGATCTACCAAAGATACCCTCATTGTATAGACAGTGCAGGAATTTACTTACTTGAAGTGGTTTCTTACAGAAAGCAGAACGAATTTTCAatagaaatgtatatgtaaatgttgTCGGTCGTATACACGAtgtaattttgatatatattccTAATTCAAAGGCAATGGCACTATTGATTCTGACGAATTGGATATCATGTTTGCCTCTAGTCTGAAAGAAGCTAACATCGATATATCGGATGATGTTTATGAACGGTTAATCGAAACTTTCATGTCGGAGGCGGATAGCGACGATGACGGTATGATTACATACGAGGAGTTACGTGATCAGTTCAAGGCTTATCCTGAGTTGCTTCCGAATATGACATTAAAGTAAGTAACCcctgtgggggtgggggattatcAGGAGGGAGGGTGAGGACACCCCTGGTTATTCCTTCAGTACCTTGGAGGGGGCTAAGTGCTTATGAAACTTTATATAGTTCACGGAGGAGCAAgcaaatcaacaacaatattTCACTATTAAATAATactatgaaatatattaaatcatGTTAGAGAATCGGACGGGAAAACAAAACGTCAATAgacaaagcaatgatccatttattatttatacttcCGGTTATAATAATGTCTTTACAATGAGTCTACGAAATCGCCTACAAGTGAAGAATGATGTTACGTTCTGCAGCGAGTAATTTTGTTTCTACAGTGTTATTTGGCCGCAAATTAGATTCAATAGGTGAGTTTATCTCCTAAGTTTATTCACAAGAAATAAATTTGTGAGTAAGATTAGAGACACGACTGTCTTAACATCTTAAGAATGATCAAGCCCATTTGAATTTTTTAAGAGGGGCAAAAGATAGAAACCGCCCCCCACTgcccctttaaaaaaaattgtttagataagAGGGCTTATAGGTGCAAATATTGTGCTATtatttccatcattttaactacatttgtgtaatgcAAGCTTTTATTCCTCAGCGTGTGTTATTAAATGTAATCCATTTGGAAGAAAGTGTGACAATTGGGAACTTTatcccatgccccccccccccctcctctgtGGCTACGGGACCTCTGTAAATGACGTCATGTCATAGAAGACTGCGCCTCAACATTTTGAACTTTCTGTTTTAACCTTTTCACTACCAGTATACCGGGACTTTTGCCTGCTCAATCCAAGAAGCAGACCCAAGTCGGACGGCGTTCCATGCTGAATTTATTTAATGCTCCCATCAACTTCATTAGCTGGTGCAAAAACAGAAACAACAGAAGTAACTTAATTTTGCTTAGTCTTTTCATCCTGGTCAACGTAGTCATTTTCGGTGAAGCTGCTTACAAATGGAGATCAATCGGATCAAACTGGTTTTTGGTAATCGGTTAGTATTCGGTTAATCGATCGACACCATATATGCAATCTTGTCTTCCTATCACTCTAAGGATTTGTGGGTAAATGTGATCCATAACCTCACTACAAAACAGCCGTAAGGAGGCGGTGGGAGGAGCCCTCTCACTGGTTTATGACAATAGAGAACTGATCGCCAATTTTCATTAGCATCTTAGACTATGCTTTTTGTAAAGATACCCTGCGAATATCATATAGTGAACATCATTATTCCTTTGACAATTATCAGTCGTGTAAGTTTCTAAAGACTCTCAACATGCTGAGTCCAGGgctgtggggtggggtggtatCGGATAGGGGGCGGGGAGGAATATCGGTATCGGAAAGAAGCGATTTAAATGGGGCAAGGTTGTCTGCTTAATTTatgttttgattattttttttcacagcTCGTGGACATGGAGCTACTCTCAACTTTAATTGTAGCCTCATCGTTGTATTTGTTTTGAGGGAATTTCTGACCTATCTTCGATCTTGTCGATTCACAAAGTTCTTTCAGATCGATGAGAACATCGATATCCATCGACATATCGGTTACATCATCGCCTTTCAAGCTGTATGTCACACCGTAGCTCATATTGGAAACGCACGTAAGTATGCCAGCTGCTTGAGtaatattttgtcttttgttttttatatgatatatatatatatattaacagtaACGTTGCAAACGAATGTTTGTCTGTAAAAAGTCGCTAAAAGTGTCAATGGTGTTAGGAGCGTTGACATCATTTCCAGCTATCGAGGAGGGTACGCTACTTTAAAGGAAAATCAGGGAAGATAGAGCCTAGGAAGATAGAGCCTGggaccataggcgtaggaggcgggggggctgggggggctgcagcccccccaaccaatatttttggtgaaaattcgggcaatatgcttagaattttcgggcacctactggaagaataataatttgcaatgtgttttttagtttttttggtgaaaattcggcaatatgctgagaattattctggcatctactgaaagaataataatttgcaatgtgtttttcaatattttggtgaaaattcgggcaatatgctgagaattttttcgggcacctactgaaagaataataatttgcattttttgccaatttttttggtgaaaatttgggcaatatgctgagaattttgcgtgcacctaccagtggcggagcgtccatacagtcaaagggggcggatgccccccctgacggactcaaatggactgctggcgccctttcagctttttaccactttttacttattcgcgattattgacttttttattgcgctctcaaatacctattgacatttgtcacattttgttggtgcaattttctgacaaatggcgatgacacctatttattcttcgtttatctgcaaattagcaaggcccggaaagggtcatttccggcgatctagggagtaactttactcaaaaaatttctgtacgctccgcgccaacctgtggtggcgctccgcttagatagtgtcaaaagcgcccatacagaccattctctcccccccccccctgaccaataccccctagctccgccactggcacctagtgaaatatgaagaatttgcaatgtgtttttcaatggttaaacttatattattattatcattattgttgtaacgacttccccaataattctaaccaatatggaagggtaataacacggaaaatgatttcatgttattggcaggtgatgtaataactgatggatgcctatatgatatgcacattaacatgtggaacgcgcgcggagcgcgcgaaaaaattttggttatatttttcgggcaagtcgttacagcccccccaaatcaaatgaggctcctacgcctatgcctgGGACGATAGAGTCTGGGAAGAGAGACTCTGAGAGCCTGAGAAGATAGAGCCTGGGAAGATAGAGCCTGGGAAGATAGAGACTGGGAAGATAAAGAGAGCCTGGGAAGATATATTATCCAGAATGCCGAGAAGCGACGGTATAGAGGACGGTTGGATAGGTGTATCCATAGTTTCAAAATTATGTTGTCGAACGCTGATATTGCCATTAAATGAATACTCACCATCTGTTTACACTTGTTAGAACCAGACGAAATAACTCATATATACCCACTGATACAGATCAATGTACCGATAATATTGATAGAAGACAAGATAACCTATACTGTTGGGAATGTCTCTGAAATGCAATTAGTAACAAACAAACTGAAATTGTTGTgtaagcagggagttgttccataacaactccctgttggTGTAAGTACGTCTGGGTGATAACATTGTTCTCTTTAAGAGAAATCCCCCCAGGCAgagcctgggcacgaaaactaAACTATACTTGATCCAGTAACAACCTCATTGGCCCTCACAACGAGACTATAACGGTTTGAGAATGAATGGAGATATCAATTTTACGGTTGATCTACCATCTTCTATAAGGACTAAGGTCGAAAGGATTACTTTTGCCATTTAAAACATGGGCTTAGTCCTATAAGGTTTCTAAGGCTTTAAGGCAATATTACAAGAAAACCGaatgaagtaaaataataatagtgtGTAAGTAACATTGCCTAAATCCCTTTTTTCTTTCGTCTTTTTCACAGTATTTTGACAAATTCATGTTTTTGCTAAACAAGGGAAATGGTACAGTAAGtcagaaaaataaattgaaatatgGCACACTGACCACCATTTCATTGCAATCTCGTCTGTGCAGATCACGTGGTCAAGAACAAGAATGGAGATTTTACAATGCTCGACTTACTGCTAACTAATCCTCACCTGACGTCACTGGGTCATCCCTGGGTGGCTGGAACGGCCTTTCAGAGTGGATGGATGCTTGGTTTAATCTTATTACTTATGGTTCTACTTTCTATGAACTTTGTTCGTAGGCAAGGACACTTTCAGGTTAAATAACTTTGTTTTTTGCCTTTACAACTGGCTTTAAAAGTTTATCATTGTTTCATTCATGCCGCATATCATAGCGTGATATTGGGATCGTTTCGTGACTCGATGTCGAAGTTGGtttgataaaaatattttttttaattttttttttttatagtttaatgGGTTCCGGGGAAGGGTGATAGGATGGAGGACCTCGactataataatataatatgatcACATCGACTCTTCAAAATTAACCTCTATGTATGAGAGTATTATTGGTCATTTCTGTTGTGCAGGGTATTATTGAAAATTTCCCTCTCAACTACCCCTCTATCCCACCACCTTTCCTACACAAACCCCTTCCCTACTTTAACGACCTTTActacatatttttaaatgtttaatatgaacactttatatttatgtaatgtaatgtaaatatttgcccttattttttaattattcctttttaTTCTTTGTATTGCTATTTTTAGTTACCTGgtgcaattttgttttgtactgtgtatttatttatgcaCAGCGCTTTGAGATTTTATTGGAAAGCGCTTTATAAATAGCacatattatgattatgattatgattattattatgattatgattatgattatgatgattatgattatgattatgattatgatgatgatgatgatgatgatgattattattattattattattattattattattactcttCCCTCTCCTTCATTGTACCTTTCAATATTGTATCGCACGGTGTCAATTGTACTCATATCCGGCTgatctgaaatatatatatatttttgggtTTCTTGTTTAAATCAGGTATTTTACTTTTCTCATCTACTTTACGTGGTCTTCTGGGGGTTTCTCCTTCTTCATGGTCCTCGATTTTGGAAGTTTTTCCTCTTGCCTGCCTCTCTGTTCGTTTACGAGAAGGTGATGAATTTGGAAACGATTCGCACTGCTTTCTACGGCGGTAAATCGTACATCAAAGAAGCTCGAGTGCTTACATCAAAGGTATACAAAACCGATGCAAATTTCGAGATATTTTATTTCCCGCCTTCACAAATACGAATTTTACCAAGAGCAGCAATAGTAATAGAAAGTTTGTTACATTTGTTAAAGTATAGGTTTGTATTCTTGACTATACATCTCGCTCTACATGTATACGTGTTAACCGGACATAATATTTTCCATATACAATTGGTTtttgccagtggcggagctaggggtattggtcagcaggggtgagaatggtctgtaggggcgctttcgacactatctaagcggagcgccaccataggttgtatttttgagtaaagatactccctatagatcgccggaaatgaccctttccgcaggccttgctaatttgcagataaacgaagaataaataggcgtcatcgccattttgtcagaaaattacaccaacaaaatgtgacaaatgtcaataggtatttgagagcgcaataaaaaagtcaataatcgcgaataagtaaaaggtgataaatagctgaaaagggcgccagcagtccatttgagtccgtcatggggggggggggcatccgccctctgactgtatggacgctccgccactggttttTGTTGCAAAGTGGCTGCTGTCGCTATCATGCACATTCTTGTTTAAAAAAGAGTGCACATACCTTGTTTGTCTTCTCAGGTAACGCACCTTAAGATCACAAGACCACCGAACTTTGACTACGAACCAGGAGATTACGTCTTTATTAGGATTCCTGCCCTCGCCAAGATGGAATGGCATCCGTTTACTATAAGCAGTGCACCTGAAGAAAAGGGTAAGATGACGGAAACATTTCGTAAAGTATGTTTTCTTGGTATCTAATGTAGACCTCTATaagaaattttaatttttaaattattattattatttttttaattttaaatttttaaatttaaaattttaattttcatattaaaatgCCACCTTATTTATGGCATCTTAACGATTCGTTATCCCGGAGAAGTCGACCCTTCCCATAATATATGGTACTTCCTTGCTTTTTTGCTCATTTTGTATAGTGATTTTCACTGCTATTATCACCTCAATAATTGTATTGTGTGGTTTGTGACCTATCGTATAGGTTAATCACAAGGATATAAAGAACAATTGATTCTATGTTTGACAAGCCGTGACGACTACTTTTGTTCGTTGCTTTGTTGTTGTGGCGTTCTTTTATGGTTATTTACATGCGTTACATTGTGACCAATATGGCTCTACGACATATCgaaacattttataaataaccatgacgacaaaaaagaaaaagaaaaacaaagaaaagaaaaaaagtggggtTGACAATGGGTAAAAGATGGAGAGTCATTATTTTAGAACATCTTTTGCCCATTATCAACCTCACCTTTTTTCGTCATGGTTATCCGGCTCACTtgtatttctttcttaaattattttctttcagagACATTCTCTCTACACATTCGATCCGCTGGTAATTGGACCaacaaattatacaaatttattGAGAATCAGGCAAGAATCAATGATGATAATGTAAGCGTAGCAGTCTCGGGTAGAAGAAAGACCACTGTTGCATGTCCAAAcatgaacaacaacaatttaCAGGTAACAATACAAGTCAGTTACACATAGTAGCCACAGGGAGGCAGTTATGGCGATTGATAAACCCATGGAGTTAGAAGAAAACTCCATGATAAACCACGCTATCTCCGGATATAACCCGCTCTCAATACGTACTCAGTAGTTACTTATaatgattttcatttcaattcgtGTGATTGACAGGTGTCATTGCGCATTGCGCATTGACGTGTCATTGCGCAATGCGCATTGATGTGTCATTGCGCATTGAAAACCACTATGATTTGAGAGATGTTGAAGCtttcacaattttgaaaatatttaaacaatgaCACAGTATTAACAATACTTTGAAGCGATGACAACCTTAGCCGACAATCTTTATAATTATCTATAACTATTTACCGACTTTAACGTCAAATCTATAGTATCATATACTACTGTATCTTACGACAGTATCATATTATAGTATCATACTTCAGTATCACTCTACAGTATCATAAACAGTACGATATATTATAGTATGATACTTCAGTTTCATAAACAGTATCATAAATAGTATCATACTATAGTATCATACTATAATATCATACTGCAGTATCATACTATAGTAACAAAAGTACAGTACCATACTACAGTATTCTATAGTATGATACTTCAGTTTGATAAACAGTATCATACTATAGTATGATACTATAGTATCATACTGAAGTATCATACTACAGTCACCTAAACAGTATCATACTATAGTAACAAAAGTACAGTACCATACTACAGTATCATACTATAGTATCATACTGTAATATGATACTGTTTATGAGACAGTATCATAAGACATTATGTAGAGATGACTTTCATGTAATGACGTCTTATTTGTCATCATAtggtaatttgcattggtttTTCAGGAAGAAATGACGCAAGGCAAACCTATGAGTGAAAAGTTACAAAATGAACTGAAATTGTTCGAGGTAAAgcattctttcttgtttttgtgttttaaataACTTTATTCACATTTTATAACGTGGAATGTCAATGAAcaaataacatataacatacattAAAGTGATGACATGAAATCATATGTGATACGAGGACTGCATTTTGAAGGTACCCACTGTACCACATGCTAAAACATAAtgttgacgtcatcaaatacacGGATCGTTTAATAGAACCATTCTCCTTCTCTCTTGAGCTGCAGAAACTCAACTTGCCGGCTTGATTTTAATATGTTGTTAGTTATTCAGAATTCTTTCAGCTAACTTAATCGAATGAACCTTTAATCATGTTTTCGTTTTGACTGAAGGTTTCAATAGAGGGTCCATACGGCACTCCAACCAGGGCCATCTTTAGGGCGGAGCATGCGGTCCTAATCGGGGCTGGGATCGGAGTGACGCCC belongs to Apostichopus japonicus isolate 1M-3 chromosome 4, ASM3797524v1, whole genome shotgun sequence and includes:
- the LOC139966880 gene encoding NADPH oxidase 5-like isoform X2 encodes the protein MGELIDGFRVMIDGSQEEKLKFMFDVADINGNGTIDSDELDIMFASSLKEANIDISDDVYERLIETFMSEADSDDDGMITYEELRDQFKAYPELLPNMTLNIPGLLPAQSKKQTQVGRRSMLNLFNAPINFISWCKNRNNRSNLILLSLFILVNVVIFGEAAYKWRSIGSNWFLVIARGHGATLNFNCSLIVVFVLREFLTYLRSCRFTKFFQIDENIDIHRHIGYIIAFQAVCHTVAHIGNAHHVVKNKNGDFTMLDLLLTNPHLTSLGHPWVAGTAFQSGWMLGLILLLMVLLSMNFVRRQGHFQVFYFSHLLYVVFWGFLLLHGPRFWKFFLLPASLFVYEKVMNLETIRTAFYGGKSYIKEARVLTSKVTHLKITRPPNFDYEPGDYVFIRIPALAKMEWHPFTISSAPEEKETFSLHIRSAGNWTNKLYKFIENQARINDDNVSVAVSGRRKTTVACPNMNNNNLQEEMTQGKPMSEKLQNELKLFEVSIEGPYGTPTRAIFRAEHAVLIGAGIGVTPFASILQSIINRYRLSKQCCPRCEHTWTGVLPPTLMELKKVNFIWINRDHKSFEWFAEMLAQMELEQGEEQGEFDKFFEMEMYMTKELHQNRMRSIALQMALQTLHKSTKKDLLTGLKTRLQSGRPNWDKVFKNIQAQKNGRVEVFFCGAPALSEILERYCAKYDFIYHKESF
- the LOC139966880 gene encoding NADPH oxidase 5-like isoform X1, producing the protein MGSTTLEWVKSIEEKFKDTVKSVGAITYEEFSELFGNDEKVHANRIFEIFDKDKSGTVSMGELIDGFRVMIDGSQEEKLKFMFDVADINGNGTIDSDELDIMFASSLKEANIDISDDVYERLIETFMSEADSDDDGMITYEELRDQFKAYPELLPNMTLNIPGLLPAQSKKQTQVGRRSMLNLFNAPINFISWCKNRNNRSNLILLSLFILVNVVIFGEAAYKWRSIGSNWFLVIARGHGATLNFNCSLIVVFVLREFLTYLRSCRFTKFFQIDENIDIHRHIGYIIAFQAVCHTVAHIGNAHHVVKNKNGDFTMLDLLLTNPHLTSLGHPWVAGTAFQSGWMLGLILLLMVLLSMNFVRRQGHFQVFYFSHLLYVVFWGFLLLHGPRFWKFFLLPASLFVYEKVMNLETIRTAFYGGKSYIKEARVLTSKVTHLKITRPPNFDYEPGDYVFIRIPALAKMEWHPFTISSAPEEKETFSLHIRSAGNWTNKLYKFIENQARINDDNVSVAVSGRRKTTVACPNMNNNNLQEEMTQGKPMSEKLQNELKLFEVSIEGPYGTPTRAIFRAEHAVLIGAGIGVTPFASILQSIINRYRLSKQCCPRCEHTWTGVLPPTLMELKKVNFIWINRDHKSFEWFAEMLAQMELEQGEEQGEFDKFFEMEMYMTKELHQNRMRSIALQMALQTLHKSTKKDLLTGLKTRLQSGRPNWDKVFKNIQAQKNGRVEVFFCGAPALSEILERYCAKYDFIYHKESF